In Providencia alcalifaciens, the sequence TGGTTAAAATTTCTGCGCTGCTGATATTTTCCTTATACATCCGCGGAATACGCGTACCGATGCGGTTCCCGCCTAAATGTAGGTTATAACGGTCGAGGGCTTTACCCACCAGCCCCACTTCTGCCAGCATCGCGCGACCACAACCATTTGGGCAGCCCGTAACGCGTAAAACAATATGTTCATCCGCCACGTGATGCGCCGCCATGATGTTTTCAACTTGCGTGACAAACTCCGGCAAAAAGCGCTCAGCTTCCGCCATCGCCAGCGGACAGGTTGGGAAAGAGACACAGGCCATCGAGTTTTCACGCTGGCGCGTCACTTCACCGCTCATCAAACCGTGCTCAATGGCAATTTTCTCGATTGTCGCTTTATCTTCTTCCGCAATCCCCGCCACAATTAAGTTCTGATTGGCCGTTAGGCGAAAATCCCCTTTATGAACTTTAGCGATTTCGGCAACGCCGGTTTTTAACGGTTTATCCGCTAAGTCGATTAAGCGCCCATTCTCCACAAACAAGGTTAAATGCCAGCGGTTATCAATCCCCTTAAGCCAGCCAATTTGGTCGCCGCGCTCCGTAAATTGGTAAGGGCGAATAGCATCAAACTGCACACCAGCACGTTTTTCCACTTCCGCCTTAAACACCTCAATCCCAACGCGCTCAAGGGTGTATTTGGTTTTAGCATTTTTACGATCAGTTCGGTTTCCCCAATCGCGCTGCGTTGTGACTATCGCTTCCGCAATTGCCAAGGTTTTATCTAAAGGAATAAAACCAAATTCACTGGCAAGACGTGGGAACGTGTTGGTATCGCCGTGGGTCATCGCTAAACCGCCGCCCACCAGCACGTTGAAACCGATCAATTGCCCTTTTTCAGCAATCGCCACAAAGTTCATATCATTGGCATGGAGATCCACATCATTCAATGGCGGGATCACCACCGTGGTTTTAAATTTCCGAGGGAGATAGGTTTGCCCTAAAATCGGCTCTTCATCGGTGGTCACAATCTTTTCTTTATCCAACCAAATCTCAGCATACGCACTGGTACGCGGGAGCAAATGCTCAGAGATTTTTTTCGCCCATTCATAGGCTTGCTGATGCAGTTCGGACTGCACTGGGTTAGACGTACACAGTACGTTACGGTTTACGTCATTGGCGGTAGCTAACGCATCCAGCCCCACATGACTGAGCATTTGGTGCGCGGGTTTCACATCCCCTTTGAGAATACCGTGAAACTGGAATGTTTGACGGTTAGTAATACGAATGCTGCCGTATAACGTGTGCTCAGAGGCAAATTTATCAATATCAAGCCACTGTTTCGGGGTAATAATGCCCCCCGGTAAGCGACAACGCAGCATCATGGCATGACGCGGTTCTAGCTTCTGCTCAGCTCGCTCTGCGCGAATGTCTCTATCATCTTGTTGATACATGCCGTGAAACCGAATCAGCAAGAAGTTGTCTCCGTCAAAACCGCCCGTTAAGCCGTTTTTGAGATCGTCTTTGATAGTGCCTCGTAAATAGTTACTTTGCTGCTTCATCCGCTCGCTGTCAGCGAGCTTTCCTTCAACCACTAAGGCTGGCTGAGGTGCAGCTTTTTGATGTTCATTGCTCATTAATAAACGTCCCTCTGATAACGGCGCATCACACGCAGCTCACTTAAAAAGTCATCCGCTTGCTCTTCATCCATGTGCCCGTGCTCGCTGATGACATCCAATAATGCTTGTTCCACGTCTTTCGCCATGCGGTTTGCATCCCCACACACATAAATATGTGCGCCTTGCTGGATCCAGTCCCACACTTCGCTACCTTGTTCGCGCAATTTGTCTTGCACATACACTTTCTCAGCCTGATCCCGTGACCACGCTAATGAAACATGGGTCAGCAAACCGTCTTTGACATAACGCTGCCATTCCACTTGATATAAGAAATCGTCAACAAAGTGCGGATTACCGAAAAACAGCCAGTTTTTACCTTCGCTACCGTCGTTATCTCGTTGCTGTAAGAAAGCGCGAAATGGAGCAATACCCGTTCCCGGACCAATCATAATTACGGGAGTATTTGAGTCTGCGGGTAGGCGGAAATTATCATTATGTTCAATAAACACCCGCAGTTCGTCGCCTTCATTGAGACGATCCGCTAAAAAGCCAGAAGCGCCCCCTGTTCTTGGACGTCCATCAATGTCATAGCGTACAACACCAACGGTGGCATGGACTTCATCAGTCGCTTCTGCCTGTGAAGAAGAAATGGAATACAAGCGCGGTGTTAATGGGCGCAGTAAATCCACAAATTCTTGCGCACTTGGTTGAGCTGCCGCTTGGCGTACCATATCGACGATCGGCGTGGTTTGCGCATACTGCATAATGGCTGGCTTATCGCTGATCAAGCCTAATAAGCTATCGTCTTTGGATAACTGAGCGTATTTTTCGACGATCAAATGGGTATTTTGGGTCAACTCCAGTTGGTAAGTTAATGCATCACGCAGCGAATGGCGCTGTTGACCAATAAATACGTCCTCATCCCCCTGTAGCCATAGCAGGCTAATCAGCTCATCCACTAATGCAGGGTCATTATCAAACCACACACCAAGAGCATCTCCTGGCTGATAGCGTAAGCCTGAATTCCCCAAGTCAATCTCAATATGGCGTACATCTTTGTCGGAACCGCGGCCAGTTATCTTTTGATTACTCAACAACGAGGCAGTTAATGGTGCTGTTTTAGTGTATGGGGAAGAATCGAGCTGATTCACACTGCCAGATTGAGTATTGATGAGCTGGCTATCTGATTGAGCAGGCACTCGCGCTTTTAAAATTTGCGTCAGCGAGCTTACCCACTCGTCCGCCAATGCTTGATATTCAACATCCGCATCAACCCGAGGAAGCAACGCACTCGCCCCGAGTTTCGCAAACTGGCTATCAAAATCTTTTCCTGCTTGGCAAAAATGCTCATAAGAAGAATCGCCAAGTGCAAAAACCGCATAATGAGCGCTTGAGAGATCAGGAGCTTTCTTTGAATTCAAATATTTATGTAATGCAACGGCCTCTTCGGCTGGCTCCCCTTCACCTTGGGTGGATGCCACGACGATCACCACTTTTTCTTGATTGATCTGCTTAAACTTATAATCGCCAGCATTGACTAAATTGGCACTGATTTTCTCACTCAGTAGCTTTTCTCGAAGCTGCTCAGCTAAACGGCGGGCATTGCCCGTTTGGGATGCAGAAATAATGGTCACCGTTTCTTGAGGGGCATTGCTTGCAATCACAGGCTCGCTCAGCGTACCGTTTTGATTCACTATCCCCCACAAATAGCCAGATAACCAAGCAAGTTGGTGAGATGAATAATCCCCCACCACGGTTTGTAAGCGCCCTAATTGCTCCGTCGAAATCGGTAATGCTGATAATGGAGGTTGCTTGTTTTGCATTATTTTGTCACTCCAACGTGATCCATCATTGAATAATCAATAAAACGTTATTTATGCCATTCTCTATCCCAAATGAAGATAAAGGTTATAACAGCCATAACTAGGAAGATAAGAAACTATAGCCATAACTAATAGCTAAAAATCCTAAAGAAAATATTCGATGATGAATATCGAATAAAAAGATTAGACAGGAATCAATAAATAACGACATTTTTAGTGAAAATAACAGTAGAATACGCTGCTAAACATTAGTAAGGAGAAATTTATGAGCACAACTATCTACAAAGATTTTCACTTTGAAGCCGCCCACCGCCTTCCACATGTACCCGAGGGGCATAAATGTGGTCGCCTGCATGGGCACTCTTTCAT encodes:
- the cysI gene encoding assimilatory sulfite reductase (NADPH) hemoprotein subunit, producing MSNEHQKAAPQPALVVEGKLADSERMKQQSNYLRGTIKDDLKNGLTGGFDGDNFLLIRFHGMYQQDDRDIRAERAEQKLEPRHAMMLRCRLPGGIITPKQWLDIDKFASEHTLYGSIRITNRQTFQFHGILKGDVKPAHQMLSHVGLDALATANDVNRNVLCTSNPVQSELHQQAYEWAKKISEHLLPRTSAYAEIWLDKEKIVTTDEEPILGQTYLPRKFKTTVVIPPLNDVDLHANDMNFVAIAEKGQLIGFNVLVGGGLAMTHGDTNTFPRLASEFGFIPLDKTLAIAEAIVTTQRDWGNRTDRKNAKTKYTLERVGIEVFKAEVEKRAGVQFDAIRPYQFTERGDQIGWLKGIDNRWHLTLFVENGRLIDLADKPLKTGVAEIAKVHKGDFRLTANQNLIVAGIAEEDKATIEKIAIEHGLMSGEVTRQRENSMACVSFPTCPLAMAEAERFLPEFVTQVENIMAAHHVADEHIVLRVTGCPNGCGRAMLAEVGLVGKALDRYNLHLGGNRIGTRIPRMYKENISSAEILTILDELIGRWATERQPNEGFGDYLIRANVVKPVLNSAIDFYEVKEAV
- the cysJ gene encoding NADPH-dependent assimilatory sulfite reductase flavoprotein subunit — its product is MQNKQPPLSALPISTEQLGRLQTVVGDYSSHQLAWLSGYLWGIVNQNGTLSEPVIASNAPQETVTIISASQTGNARRLAEQLREKLLSEKISANLVNAGDYKFKQINQEKVVIVVASTQGEGEPAEEAVALHKYLNSKKAPDLSSAHYAVFALGDSSYEHFCQAGKDFDSQFAKLGASALLPRVDADVEYQALADEWVSSLTQILKARVPAQSDSQLINTQSGSVNQLDSSPYTKTAPLTASLLSNQKITGRGSDKDVRHIEIDLGNSGLRYQPGDALGVWFDNDPALVDELISLLWLQGDEDVFIGQQRHSLRDALTYQLELTQNTHLIVEKYAQLSKDDSLLGLISDKPAIMQYAQTTPIVDMVRQAAAQPSAQEFVDLLRPLTPRLYSISSSQAEATDEVHATVGVVRYDIDGRPRTGGASGFLADRLNEGDELRVFIEHNDNFRLPADSNTPVIMIGPGTGIAPFRAFLQQRDNDGSEGKNWLFFGNPHFVDDFLYQVEWQRYVKDGLLTHVSLAWSRDQAEKVYVQDKLREQGSEVWDWIQQGAHIYVCGDANRMAKDVEQALLDVISEHGHMDEEQADDFLSELRVMRRYQRDVY